One Gavia stellata isolate bGavSte3 chromosome 34, bGavSte3.hap2, whole genome shotgun sequence DNA window includes the following coding sequences:
- the LOC132320220 gene encoding olfactory receptor 14A16-like: MSNGSSMTEFLLLAFADTRELQLLHFWLFLGIYLAALLGNGLIITAVACDHHLHTPMYFFLLNLSLLDLGSISTTLPKSMANSLWDTRAISYGGCAAQVFIIFCLLSADYFLLTVMAYDRYVAICKPLHYGTLLGSRACVHMAAAAWGSGFLYALVHTANTFSLPLCQGNFVDQFFCEIPQILRLSCSDTYLREIWLIAFSAFLLLGCFVFIVLSYVQIFRAVLRIPSEQGRHKAFSTCLPHLVVVFLFLSTGMVAYLKPPSISSPLLNLMVSFLYSVVPPALNPLIYSMRNQELKDALRKLITGRLSAAIGCLSSSAAASQCMS; the protein is encoded by the coding sequence ATGTCCAATGGAAGCTCCATGActgagttcctcctcctggcatttgcagacacccgggagctgcagctcttgcacttctggctcttcctgggcatctacctggctgccctcctgggcaacgGCCTCATCATTACCGCTGTAGCCTGCGACCACCATCTGCACACtcccatgtacttcttcctcctcaacctctccctccttgacctgggctccatctccaccactctccccaaatccatggccaattccctgtgggacaccagggccatctcctatgggggatgtgctgctcaagtttttatcattttctgtctgctgtcAGCAGactattttcttctcactgtcatggcctatgaccgctacgtggccatctgcaaacccctgcactacgggaccctcctgggcagcagagcttgtgtccacatggcagcagctgcctggggcagtgggtttctctatGCTCTGGTGCACACAGCCAATaccttttcactaccactctgccaaggcaattttgtggaccagttcttctgtgaaatcccccagatcctcaggcTTTCCTGCTCAGACACCTACCTCAGGGAAATTTGGCTTATTGCTTTTAGTGCTTTTCTacttttggggtgttttgttttcattgtgctgtcctatgtgcagatcttcagggccgtgctgaggatcccctctgagcagggacggcacaaagccttttccacctgcctccctcacctggttGTCGTCTTCCTGTTTCTTAGCACCGGCATggttgcctacctgaagccgccctccatctcctccccacttcTCAATCTGatggtgtcatttctgtactcagtggtgcctccagcactgaaccccctcatctacagcatgaggaaccaggagctcaaggatgccctgaGGAAACTGATAACTGGACGTCTTTCAGCAGCCATAGGCTGCCtatcttcctctgcagctgcctcccagTGTATGTCATGA